Part of the Moraxella ovis genome is shown below.
TTCAACGTCAATGACTGCGCAAGTGCAGACTGGCAGAATATCGGCATCAAAGACGGTCAAAACGGCTACAGCGCCCAACGCATCCTAAGCCATCAAAAAATCTGCCAAGCAGCTGGCATCAGCCCAAACCGAGCCGCTTGGGAAGAAGGTCGTCAAATCGGGCTAAAAAGCTACTGCACGAAATCGAATGCCTACGAGATGGGCAGACGCGGCTATGAATTGACCGGTGTCTGCGATCATAACTTAGAAGAGCTGCACCATGCCAACATGATGGGGCTTCAACAATACGAGATGAGTCAGCGCATTCACCGCCCTTATGGGTACGGCTACTACGGTGGCTATCCGTTTTTGCCTTGGTATTTTTATTGATCCATACAAAACCCCAATGGTATTCATTGGGGTTTTTGGTTTATGGGTAATTTTCCATTATGAGGACTTATTTATAAACTTTCAAATCTCAACCAAGCTACTTGATATTAAGCATTGAATGCCATAACAATAACACT
Proteins encoded:
- a CDS encoding DUF2799 domain-containing protein, with the translated sequence MKKPILLSAFVLALAITGCTTKQPQFNVNDCASADWQNIGIKDGQNGYSAQRILSHQKICQAAGISPNRAAWEEGRQIGLKSYCTKSNAYEMGRRGYELTGVCDHNLEELHHANMMGLQQYEMSQRIHRPYGYGYYGGYPFLPWYFY